In one Denitratisoma sp. genomic region, the following are encoded:
- a CDS encoding LysR family transcriptional regulator, whose translation MMKDFDLNLLRVVVALYDAGSVGRAAQALGMSQPAMSAALARLRKAFGEPLFVRTARGMSPTARAHALAAGAREVLARIADDVLSEASFDPATTSATFTIAMSDVGEMVFLPKILESLQREAPHAVVRSVSLPPARLEQALESGEADLAVGYFPDLKSSAFFQQRLFTHRFVCLLRADHPIRGRKLTLEQFLSLGHAVVRAEGRSQEIFEKYLERKKIARRIVLLTPHFMSIPTIIGKTDLVVTLPHAIGLFFSQAGANIKVMEPPLPIPRIELRQHWHRNAHHDPKNKWLRRLVASLFTDASDEWPYPF comes from the coding sequence ATGATGAAAGACTTCGATCTGAACCTGCTCCGCGTGGTCGTCGCGCTCTACGACGCCGGCAGCGTCGGCCGCGCGGCGCAAGCCCTCGGCATGAGCCAGCCGGCGATGAGCGCGGCGCTGGCGCGCCTGCGCAAGGCCTTCGGCGAACCGCTCTTCGTGCGCACCGCGCGCGGCATGTCGCCGACCGCGCGCGCCCACGCGCTGGCCGCCGGCGCGCGCGAGGTGCTGGCGCGCATCGCCGACGACGTCCTCTCGGAAGCGAGCTTCGATCCGGCAACCACGTCGGCGACGTTCACCATCGCCATGTCCGACGTCGGCGAGATGGTGTTCCTGCCGAAGATCCTGGAAAGCCTGCAGCGCGAGGCGCCGCACGCCGTGGTGCGCTCGGTGTCGCTGCCGCCGGCGCGGCTCGAGCAGGCGCTGGAGAGCGGCGAGGCCGACCTCGCCGTCGGCTACTTCCCGGACCTCAAGTCGAGCGCCTTCTTCCAGCAGCGCCTGTTCACCCACCGCTTCGTCTGCCTGCTGCGCGCCGACCATCCGATCCGCGGCCGCAAGCTGACGCTGGAGCAGTTCCTGTCATTGGGACATGCCGTGGTGCGCGCCGAAGGGCGCAGCCAGGAGATCTTCGAGAAATATCTGGAACGGAAGAAGATCGCGCGGCGCATCGTCCTGCTGACGCCGCACTTCATGAGCATCCCGACCATCATCGGCAAGACCGACCTGGTGGTGACCCTGCCGCACGCCATCGGACTGTTCTTCTCGCAGGCGGGTGCCAACATCAAGGTGATGGAGCCGCCCCTGCCGATTCCACGCATCGAACTCCGGCAGCACTGGCACCGCAACGCCCACCACGATCCGAAGAACAAGTGGCTGCGCCGCCTCGTCGCCAGCCTGTTCACCGACGCCAGCGACGAGTGGCCCTACCCTTTCTAG
- a CDS encoding ABC transporter substrate-binding protein, with protein sequence MSRGGILGWFMGACALAPAAAAAPASANLTVAQIAPMSGPIGEEGKAYNLGIRIAIDALNARGGLHGQKVVLNTLDDEYKPDLTVELIRKEAAGKTLALLLPVGSPSMSRVLKDKVVDSVRMPIIGVIPGAEPLRNPPNPYVFHVRAGDQDQYRRIVEHGLTIGMKRVAVVYADIPFGKAGLAEVERLLRAGGKEVAVSAAFPIGASIDFSAALAALRQAVPDVVILISPAQPAGQFVKQYRATGMASPVMTLSYGTAEAICRIAGNEMARGVGIAQVFPNAASPTVPVSRRFQEDFQRFGGAGALPTQSHFEGYVTTQVLIEGLRRAGTVPTREKLLQALESMRDTDVGGFMVDFSATRRTGSRFVDIGIISNNCKLVF encoded by the coding sequence ATGAGCAGAGGAGGAATCCTGGGCTGGTTCATGGGCGCGTGCGCCCTTGCGCCGGCCGCGGCCGCGGCACCGGCATCCGCCAACCTGACGGTGGCCCAGATCGCCCCGATGAGCGGTCCCATCGGCGAGGAAGGCAAGGCCTACAACCTCGGCATCCGCATCGCCATCGACGCGCTCAACGCCCGCGGCGGTCTGCACGGGCAGAAAGTCGTCCTCAACACGCTGGACGACGAGTACAAGCCCGACCTTACGGTGGAGCTCATCCGCAAGGAGGCGGCCGGCAAGACCCTTGCCCTCCTGCTGCCGGTCGGCTCCCCGTCGATGTCGCGCGTCCTCAAGGATAAGGTGGTCGATTCGGTGCGCATGCCGATCATCGGCGTGATTCCCGGCGCGGAGCCCCTTCGCAATCCTCCCAATCCCTATGTGTTCCATGTGCGCGCCGGCGACCAGGACCAGTATCGCCGCATCGTCGAGCATGGCCTGACCATCGGCATGAAACGGGTCGCCGTAGTGTATGCCGACATTCCCTTCGGCAAGGCCGGCCTGGCCGAGGTTGAACGCCTGCTCAGGGCGGGAGGCAAGGAGGTGGCCGTGTCGGCCGCCTTTCCGATCGGCGCCAGCATCGATTTTTCCGCGGCGCTGGCGGCGTTGCGGCAGGCCGTTCCCGATGTCGTCATCCTCATCAGTCCGGCGCAGCCGGCCGGCCAGTTCGTGAAGCAGTATCGCGCGACCGGCATGGCCTCGCCGGTGATGACTTTGTCGTATGGCACGGCGGAAGCGATCTGCCGCATCGCCGGCAACGAGATGGCGCGCGGTGTCGGCATCGCCCAGGTGTTCCCCAACGCGGCGAGCCCGACGGTTCCCGTGTCGAGGCGTTTCCAGGAAGACTTCCAGCGCTTCGGCGGCGCAGGGGCCTTGCCGACGCAAAGCCATTTCGAGGGATACGTCACCACCCAGGTGCTGATCGAGGGGCTGCGCCGGGCCGGAACCGTGCCGACGCGCGAAAAGCTGCTGCAGGCGCTCGAATCGATGCGGGATACGGACGTCGGCGGATTCATGGTGGATTTTTCCGCCACGCGCCGCACCGGATCGCGTTTTGTCGATATCGGCATCATCAGCAACAACTGCAAGCTGGTTTTCTGA